One Pseudoalteromonas sp. UG3-2 DNA window includes the following coding sequences:
- a CDS encoding poly-gamma-glutamate biosynthesis protein PgsC/CapC, producing the protein MEWLIPLFPASGGLGQSVITCVWIGIAVVAFFNLRFGFPLTGLVVPGYLVPLFIISPTSAWVIIIEAVMVYALMRWLAKSLLERLGFAEMFGRDRFFAIVLLSILVRVVMDVVVWPWLGGYLSLWDITFDYANQLYSLGLIIIALTANVMWNSGFWYGAKVTTIQLLVTYLIIRFGLIAFTNFNIANLAIMYEAVAASIIAAPKAYIILIITAFIASRANLKYGWEFNGIMLPALLALQLMQPTKLLTSLIETAIILCLGYLLLTFTRLKHAHIEGARLILLFFNIGFVYKLLLNYAVIAYFPSLKVTDTFAFGYMLSTLLALKIYQKNTLGLVLRATFQTSIVGGFIAICIGFIIMTIPTLFTTNHAQLVTPKGQQTSLSQTINDYQSRLYTQSQVVTQTSQHVYQQQRHYFRQAIMMLNQSGIERYVEAADLLARANFSLRRQGAFIVIEDNQQQLSRGLFVINLSPQRQHSISVPFPTSERMAAEASEILLQVWQSKALALGSAKLMPDGQSNTKQSAFYQDFFAAMANTDVVQLRELTRHVRETMQQQGHSSEAQMWIYNRIPESVQQTQIRQLFTINTGQFGIAGRESLPFSGYPGNLVEVYLDSNSYSSLLAAVEKQSQTHAKRPLNTINMELTERVAAFSEHISAKGSDQFQLLSQQQAALWEFEVIKPLLSLSQDPAIYTSPKVLKDRLQQINETAGQLAYQVELLSSNSGQYVVLAPQPTPIAYALGQGMYVIALGAKDDLTIAVPRPLFESNTLQFASQLLYTTQAKLLLIAGAHPETNAHANVLSASNVTTLFNVVHQSTQRFYQHSALLNLQIRSHSAPSAVRPSALALQNTFIDERYQPTVRRLQDALSSLGVTTQLVQGQQATRGLELGTTPQSGYQLFTTHSEQAALWLAADYKSHFAQSQEVLKERLLAISETLQLASLNLAALAPSDWAPAPTALLSTLQSATAKYAQEHNLPALYNVCVKAAPDCRIQAFETMQFAELGVAFYISDKLAALYFPKRDRVIDFQYYQHAVSQGRYVLD; encoded by the coding sequence ATGGAGTGGCTAATACCGCTATTTCCGGCGTCAGGAGGGCTGGGTCAGTCTGTTATTACCTGTGTTTGGATTGGTATTGCGGTTGTCGCTTTTTTCAACCTGCGTTTTGGCTTCCCGTTAACTGGGCTGGTAGTGCCCGGTTACTTAGTGCCCTTGTTTATCATCAGCCCGACCTCGGCATGGGTCATCATTATTGAAGCCGTGATGGTATACGCACTGATGCGTTGGCTGGCGAAATCGCTGCTAGAGCGTCTGGGTTTTGCTGAGATGTTTGGTCGTGACCGCTTTTTTGCCATTGTGTTACTCAGTATTTTGGTGCGTGTGGTCATGGATGTGGTGGTATGGCCTTGGCTTGGAGGCTATCTAAGCCTTTGGGATATTACTTTTGATTATGCCAACCAGCTCTACAGTTTAGGGCTTATCATTATTGCCCTGACTGCCAATGTCATGTGGAACAGTGGTTTTTGGTATGGTGCCAAAGTCACCACTATTCAGTTGTTAGTGACCTACCTTATCATTCGCTTTGGTCTGATTGCTTTCACTAACTTTAATATTGCCAACTTAGCAATCATGTATGAAGCCGTGGCCGCTTCCATTATTGCCGCGCCAAAAGCTTACATTATTCTCATTATTACCGCTTTTATCGCTTCTCGAGCCAACCTTAAGTATGGCTGGGAATTTAATGGCATCATGCTGCCGGCGTTATTGGCGCTACAGTTAATGCAACCAACCAAACTGCTTACCTCTTTAATTGAAACCGCGATTATTCTTTGCCTTGGCTACCTGTTGCTAACGTTTACCCGGTTAAAGCACGCCCATATTGAGGGTGCGCGGCTGATTTTACTGTTTTTTAATATTGGTTTTGTCTACAAGCTACTACTGAACTATGCCGTCATTGCCTATTTCCCCAGCTTGAAAGTGACTGACACCTTCGCGTTTGGCTATATGCTATCGACCTTATTGGCGCTCAAAATCTATCAGAAAAACACCCTAGGGTTAGTGCTAAGAGCCACCTTCCAAACTTCCATTGTCGGTGGTTTTATTGCTATTTGTATTGGCTTTATCATCATGACCATCCCCACTTTGTTTACCACTAATCACGCACAACTAGTAACACCAAAGGGACAACAAACCTCACTCAGCCAAACCATTAACGACTATCAAAGCCGGCTTTACACCCAAAGCCAAGTTGTCACGCAGACCAGCCAACATGTTTATCAACAGCAGCGTCATTATTTTCGCCAAGCCATTATGATGCTTAACCAGTCGGGTATAGAGCGCTATGTCGAAGCCGCTGACTTACTAGCTCGAGCCAATTTTAGCCTCCGTCGACAAGGCGCGTTTATTGTTATTGAAGACAATCAACAGCAGCTCAGTCGTGGTTTGTTTGTTATTAACCTATCGCCACAACGGCAACATAGCATCAGTGTGCCTTTCCCAACGTCAGAGCGCATGGCAGCGGAGGCCAGCGAAATCTTACTGCAAGTTTGGCAAAGTAAAGCGTTAGCCCTAGGTAGCGCGAAACTGATGCCAGATGGCCAAAGTAACACCAAGCAGAGTGCTTTTTATCAAGACTTTTTCGCGGCCATGGCAAACACCGATGTGGTGCAGTTACGCGAGCTAACCCGCCATGTCCGAGAGACAATGCAGCAACAGGGGCACAGTAGCGAGGCTCAAATGTGGATTTACAACCGCATTCCTGAGTCGGTGCAACAAACCCAAATCAGGCAGCTATTTACTATCAATACCGGCCAGTTTGGCATTGCTGGCCGTGAAAGTTTGCCCTTTAGCGGCTACCCCGGCAATCTGGTTGAGGTATACCTCGACTCCAATAGCTACTCGAGTTTGCTGGCCGCTGTGGAAAAGCAATCCCAAACTCATGCAAAGCGACCATTAAACACCATAAACATGGAATTGACTGAACGCGTTGCAGCATTTAGTGAACACATTAGCGCTAAAGGCAGCGATCAGTTTCAACTGCTAAGTCAGCAACAGGCGGCGCTATGGGAGTTTGAAGTGATAAAACCACTGCTATCGTTATCGCAGGACCCTGCCATTTATACCTCGCCAAAAGTACTCAAAGACCGACTGCAACAAATTAATGAAACGGCAGGACAACTGGCTTATCAAGTGGAGTTACTGAGTAGCAACAGCGGCCAGTATGTGGTGTTGGCGCCGCAACCAACGCCCATAGCATATGCCCTTGGCCAAGGCATGTATGTCATCGCTTTAGGCGCAAAAGACGACTTGACCATTGCCGTTCCACGACCTTTATTTGAAAGCAATACCTTACAGTTTGCCAGCCAACTGTTATACACAACCCAAGCTAAACTGTTACTGATAGCGGGGGCTCACCCCGAGACAAACGCCCATGCCAATGTGTTATCGGCCAGTAATGTCACCACCTTGTTTAATGTGGTACACCAAAGCACGCAACGATTTTACCAGCACTCTGCGCTATTGAACTTGCAGATCCGCAGCCACAGTGCCCCCTCTGCAGTGCGGCCATCGGCACTGGCATTGCAAAACACCTTTATCGATGAGCGGTATCAACCGACGGTTCGCCGTTTACAAGATGCGCTGTCGAGCTTAGGTGTCACCACCCAACTCGTGCAAGGGCAACAGGCAACCCGAGGGCTTGAGCTGGGTACCACGCCACAATCGGGTTATCAGCTCTTTACCACCCACAGTGAACAAGCAGCGCTGTGGTTAGCCGCAGACTATAAGTCGCACTTTGCGCAGTCACAAGAAGTATTAAAGGAGCGCTTGTTAGCAATTTCTGAGACCTTGCAGCTTGCCTCGCTCAACCTTGCAGCACTGGCACCGAGCGACTGGGCACCAGCACCAACGGCGCTGCTATCTACCTTACAAAGCGCAACGGCAAAGTACGCTCAAGAGCATAACCTGCCAGCACTTTATAACGTTTGCGTCAAGGCAGCACCTGACTGTCGTATTCAAGCATTCGAAACCATGCAATTTGCTGAGCTGGGGGTGGCTTTTTATATTTCTGATAAGCTCGCTGCACTCTATTTTCCGAAACGAGATCGGGTGATCGATTTCCAATATTATCAACATGCTGTGTCGCAGGGTCGCTATGTATTGGATTAA